The DNA window GCTCGTCGGCGTCGTCGGCACGGACTTCCCGCCCGCGCACGTCGACTTCCTGCGCAGCCGCAATGTCGATGTGACCGGCCTGCAGCGCGTGGAGGGCAAGACGTTTCGCTGGAAGGGCCGCTACGACTACGACCTGAACACGGCGCAGACGCTCGACACGCAGTTAAACGTCTTCGCGACGTTCCACCCCCAGCTGCCCGACTCGTACCGCGACTCCGATTTTGTCTTCCTGGCGAACATCGATCCCGACCTGCAGGTCGAGGTCGCGAAGCAGATCCGCAAGCCGAAGCTGATCGTGCTTGACACGATGAACTACTGGATCGACTACAAGAAGGACGCGCTGACCGAGGCGATGTCGCTCTCCGACGTGATCCTGCTCAACGAAGCCGAGGCGCGGCAGTACGCCAACACGTTCTCGCTGATTCGCGCGGCGCGCAAGGTGCTGGCGCTCGGGCCGCGCGCGGTCATCGTCAAGAAGGGCGAGTACGGCGCGGCGCTGTTCACGTCGAGCGGCAACCTGCTCTCGCAGTACTTCTTCGCGCCCGCCTACCCGCTGGAGAAGATCTCCGACCCGACCGGCGCCGGCGACACATTCGCGGGCGGCTTCGTCGGCTACCTTGCCAAGCATGACGCGACCGGCGATGACGCGCTGAAGCGTGCCATCATCCACGGCAGCGTCATCGCGTCGTTCACGGTCGAAGGCTTCAGCATCGAGCGGCTGCGCACGCTGACGTGGGAGGAGATCGCCGAACGGTATGAGCACATGCAGCACTTCACGCACTTTGAGACGCTGAACGGCACGGGCGCCACGGCATGAGCGTTGTTCACCGGCTGACGACGCGCGGCGAGATTCGCCCGTGGCTCGAGCGCGAGCGCCCCTGGGCGATCTACGCGCTGGGCGATCTCGAAGACGGCATGTTTGAGCTGTGCGAGTGGTACGCCGCGCGCGACGCGCTCGTGCTGATCTTCAAGGGACTTGGCTTCGTGCCGCTCGTCACCATCGGCGGCGCGGACGGCATCGCCGACGTGCTCGCGGAAGCGATCCGCCTGCCCGGCGTGTACCTGAACCAGCGCGACGAGCACCTGGCGGCGGTGCAGGCGTTCTATGACTGCGCCGAGCCGCACCGCATGCTGCGCATGGCGCTGGACGATTTCCGGCCCGCGCCGCCGCCCGCCGACGGCTCGCGGATCGTGCGGCTCGGCATGGGCCGGCTGGCTGAGTTGAACGCGCTGTACGCCGCGAGCAACGCCGGCGACGCGTTCGCCCCGTACCAACTGGCGACCGGTTACTTTCACGCCGTCGAGCTTGACGGGCAGATGGTCTCGGTCGCGGGCGTCCACCTGGCGTCGCGGGCGTACGCGGCCGGTCCGGTCGGCAACGTGGCCACGCTGCCGGTGTATCGCGGGCGCGGCTACGCGGCTGCCGCGACGACCGCCGTCGTGCGCGCGCTGCAGAACGACGGCATTACGACCATTGGCCTGAACGTCGAGACGACGAACACCACCGCCATCCGGGTATACGAGCGGCTGGGCTTCGTCCGCTATTGTGAATTCACGGAAGGCGCCGGCGTCCGGCGCGGTCCATCAGCGCCGCAGGCGTCCGCCTGACGGCACCACCTCAGAAGGAGATGCATAGTGCCTAAGAAGGATTTTGACGTTAAAGACCTGTCGCTGGCCGAAAAGGGCCGCAACCGGATTGAGTGGAGCGCCCGCGAGATGCCGGTGCTGAAGCTCATCGGCGAGCGCTTCGCCAAAGAAAAACCGCTCAAGGGCCTGAAGGTTTCAACCTGCGCGCATGTGACCGCCGAGACCGCCAACCTGATCAAGGTGCTGGCACTGGGCGGCGCCGACGGCGTGCTGTGCGCCAGCAACCCGCTGAGCACGCAGGACGACGTGGCCGCCTCGCTCGTGACGCACGACGAGGTCGCCGTCTTCGCCATCAAGGGCGAGGACACCAAGACCTACTTCCAGCACATCAACGCCGTGCTCGATCATGGCCCATCGCTGCTGATCGACGACGGCGCCGACCTGGTGTCGGAAGTCAACAAGAGCCGCCAGCGCCAGATCGCCGACATCTTCGGCAGCACCGAGGAGACGACCACCGGCGTCGTCCGCCTCAAAGCGATGGCCGCGCAGGGCAAGCTCGGCTGGCCGGTCATCGCAGTCAACGACTCGATGACCAAGCACTTCTTCGATAACCGCTACGGCACGGGCCAGAGCACGCTCGACGGCATCATCCGCGCCACCAATGTCCTGCTCGCGGGCAAGGTGTTCGTGGTGGCCGGCTACGGCTACTGCTCGCGCGGCATCGCAACACGCGCCGCCGGTCACGGTGCCAACGTGATCGTCACCGAGGTCGACCCGGTGCGCGCCATCGAGGCGGTCATGGACGGCTACCGCGTCATGCCGATCGCCGAGGCGTCGAAGATCGCCGACTTCATCGTGACCGCGACGGGCGACATCAACGTCGTGGACGCGCCCGCTTTCGCGAACATGAAGGACGGCGCGATTCTGGCCAACAGCGGCCACTTCGACGCGGAGATCAACCTGAAAGCGCTCCAGTCTCTGACGAAGAGCATCAGCACCCCGCGCGACATGGTGCAGCAGTACCACCTGACCGATGGGCGCACGATCGTCGTGCTCGGCGAGGGCCGCCTGGTCAACCTGGCTGCTGCCGAGGGCCACCCGTCGGCCGTGATGGATATGTCGTTCGCCAACCAGGCATTGGCCGCCGAGTACCTGATGAAGAACCGCGGCAAGCTCGGCAACCAGGTCTTCACCCTGCCGGAAGCGCTCGACCGCGAGATCGCCCGCCTGAAGCTGCACTCGATGGGCGTGCAGATCGACACGCTGACCGACGAGCAGCAGCACTACCTGACATCGTGGGAGTCGGGCACGGCGTAAGCTGCCGACGGAACCATGCACGCCAACCCCAGGGACCGCCAACTCGCCGCGCAGACGGCGCTCGCCGAGCTCAACCGCCAGCCGATCTTCCTTGACACCGAGACGACCGGGCTCAAGGACGCGGACGAGATCATCGAAATCGGCGTCATCGACTATCACGGCGTGACGCTGTACGAGTCGCTGGTGCGCACTGCGCGCACGATCTCGCCGGGCGCGCTGCGGGCGCACAACATCAGCACGGCGGTGCTGCGCGGCGCGCCGACCTGGGCCGAGGTCTGGCCGCAGGTCAAACCGCTGCTGGAAGGCAAGCGTGTCGGCATTTACAACGCCAGGTTTGATCTGGGCATGATCCAGAACTCGCACCGCGCCCACAAGCTGGCGTGGGCCGCGCAGGACTGCGACGCGTTCTGCATCATGGAACTGTACGCGCAGTTTTACGGCGAGCAGCAGGGCGGCTACCGCTCGTATCGCTGGCAGTCGCTGGATGCTGCGGGGCGTCAGTGCGGTATCAAGCTGCCCAACGCCCATCGCGCCGTTGCCGACGCGCAACTGGCGCGCGCCGTCTTGCTGCACATGGCGGCCGCGGCGAAACCAACTCAACCATCCTTGTTGTAAAAGAGTGCGCGGCGCGCCGTGTGCGGCCGCGCGATTAACCGAAGGAGAATTAGTTATGTCCAATACATTCATGACGGCAAATAAGATGCTGTTGACATCCGAGTCGGTCACCGAGGGGCATCCCGACAAGCTCTGCGACCAGATTTCGGACGCGGTGCTTGACGCGGTGTATAAGCAGGACCCGATGGGCCGCGTGGCCTGCGAGGTCGCTGCGAAGTCGGGACTCGTCGTCGTCATTGGCGAAATCACCACACACGCGACGATCGACGCGCAGGACATCGCGCGCAACGTCATCCAGGAGATCGGTTACAACGACTCGCGCGTCTGCCTCGATTACAAGACCGCCGGCGTCATCGTCGGTCTGCAGAAGCAGTCGCCGGACATCGACATGGGCGTCAGCCACGCGCTCGAGCAGAAAGACGGCGGCCGCGACCCGATCGACGAGATCGGCGCGGGCGACCAGGGTATGATGATCGGCTTCGCCTGCAACGAGACGACCGAGTACATGCCGCTGACGATCTCGCTGGCGCACAAGCTGACCAAGCGCCTCGCGAAGGTGCGCAAGGACGGCACCCTGCCCTACCTCGGCCCCGACGGCAAGGCGCAGGTCACCGTCGAGTACAGCAAGGGCCGCCCGGTGCGCGTCGATACGATCGTCGTCTCCACTCAGCACGACGACGCGGCGACACAGAAGCGCATCCAGGCCGACATCATGGAGCACGTCATCAGGCCGGTCGTGCCCGCCGAGTATCTGGACAACACGCGCTACTACATCAACCCGACCGGCCGCTTCGTGATCGGCGGCCCGATGGGCGACGCCGGCCTGACCGGCCGCAAGATCATCGTCGACACCTACGGCGGCATCGCCCGGCACGGCGGCGGCGCGTTCAGCGGCAAGGATCCGACGAAGGTCGACCGCTCCGGCGCCTACATGGCGCGCTACGCCGCCAAGAATGTGGTGGCCGCCGGCCTGTGCGACCGCTTCGAGATTCAGGTCTCGTACGCCATCGGCGTCGCGCACCCAGTCTCGATCATGTGCGAGACGTTCGGCACCGCGCATGTCGCCGACGCGCGCATCGAGGAACTGGTGCGCTCGATCTTCGATATGCGCCCGGCCGCGATCATCCGCGACCTCGACCTGCGCCGCCCGATTTTCAAGGCGACGGCCAGCTACGGCCACTTTGGCCGCGATGACATCGACGCGCCCTGGGAGCGGATCGACAAGGCCGAGATCCTGCGCGACGAAGCCGGCCTTTCGTAACCGCAATTCTCTGGATCAATGAAACGCCCGGAACGTGTTATGCGTGCCGGGCTTTTTCGTGCTTAGTCGCTGGCTGCTACGCCTGCGGGAAGTGCAGGATGCGGCTCAACGGCTTCTCCGTTTCGCCGTCCGCCACCGCCTCGACTGAGTTATGATGGGCGCATGTCCGATCTGAGGCAGAACAACTTCGCCGCCACACAGGCGCCACCATCGTCACTCCCGCGACAGCGGGAGTCCAGCACAAAACCGCTGGATGCGGGCGCACGGCCATGCGCCCCTACGCGGGCATGACGATTTGTCGCCCAATAACCGCCTCAGGCGTGAAATGCCCTCGTTATGATCAGCACAGCTTGATTTGGAATATGGTTCCCGCTTTGAGTATAATCCGCGCAACCTGCATCGAAGGAGGCCAAACCCATGCGGAATACTACAGCCATCCTCGTTTCGGTCAGCATGCTGATTGGCCTGCTGCTCGGCACGTCCATGCTTGCCGCGCCCTCGCAAGCCACCGCACCGTTGCCCGTGGTTCCAGCCTCGAACACTCCGCTCACATTCGGCAAAGTTGCTGTCGGCGACGACCATGTCTGCGCCATCGTCAGCGGCGGCGAGGTCTACTGCTGGGGACGCAACCACTACGGACAACTGGGCGACGGCACTACGCTTAACCGGTCCCGTCCCGTGAAGGTGCAGGGGCTTAACGGGCTGGCCGCGATGGATATCACGGCCGGCAAAGATCACACCTGCGTGCGGATCTTCACGGGCGGGATGCGCTGCTGGGGCTACGCCGCCAACGGCCAACTCGGCTTTGGCATCTGGTCCAGCCAGTTCTACTCGACGCCGGTCTCAGTTGTCGGTCTGTCCGCCGGCATCGGCGCGATCGAGGCGGGCAGTTCCGGCACGTGCGCCGAAGTCAGCGGCGCGGCCAAATGCTGGGGCGACAACGTCAGCGGACAGATGGGGAACGGTCTGCAGCCGACCGACTCGATCATACCGACCCAGGTCATGACCCTGACCAACGGCGTTACATCGATCTCTATCGGCGCCCAATCAGCCTGCGCCGTCATTCCGGACGTCCTCGCCGATGCCATCAGGTGTTGGGGGGCCAACGGCATGGGCCAACTGGGCACCGGCATTACCAGCAGCGCATCGATCAGTGTGCCCGTCGCTGTCAATGGCCTGCAGCCGAGTCATATTGCATCGGTCGGCGTCGGTTACTCTCACGCCTGCGCCCTCTATGACGGGGGCGCCGTGGATTGCTGGGGCGGCGGCGTGTACGGCCAGATGGGCAACGGATCATACACATCAGTCAGCCTGACGCCGGTCGCCGCGTCGGGCTTGCCGCTGTCCAGCCAGATCTCCAGCGCCGCCTACACCGTCTGCGCGCGCACCAACGGCGGCGCGGCGAGGTGCTGGGGCTATGGCGCCTGGGGGCAGCTCGGCAACGGCACGTTCAACAACAGCGCCACACCGGTGGTCGTGACCGGCCTGAGCACGGGCGTGCTGCAGGTCGCGGTCGGCTACTTCAACGCCTGCGCCGTCATCTCCGGCGGTGGGCTGAAGTGCTGGGGCAGCAACCAGTACGGCCAGCTCGGCAATGGCACGTTCGCGGACAGCGCGGTGCCGGTCAGCGTCCTGACCGTCTTCAACTACTTGCCAATCATCGCTCGCTAGCACCCAACCGGAGAGGCCGCTGTCTATGCCTGCGGAAAGTGCAGGATGTGGAACAGCGGCTTCTCCGCCTCGCCATCCACGACCGCTTCGACCTCGATGTGCGCCTCCAGCCCCGAGCCGGTCAGCTTGTCCTTCATCAGTTCGTCCACCTGGAAGATGCCGGCCGAGTTGTTCATGTGGATACGCACCCGTACCGGCCGCGTCTCGCTGCTGCCGAGGTCCACCTTCTCGATCGCCGCAGCGGAGACCGAGTGAATGTTGACGTGCCCGGCCTCGAACGGGATGCGCGAGCGCCCCTTCGCCATGTCGAGCGCATCGGCAAAGCGCACCACGCCGGCCTCCAGCGTCAATGGCGCACCGCCGGCGCGATGCGAGATGATGGCGTGCAGCACCTCCGAGCGCATCACCGTTCGCTCCGCCTCGCCGTACAGGTCGCGCAGGATGTCGTCGAGAATCGGCTGCGCGACGAAGAGCGAGTACGTCTCATGGTCGATGCGGTGAATGCTCATGCCGAGGTCGTGCATCAGCGCCGCCAGCACCACCACGACCTCGGCGTCGTACTGCT is part of the Chloroflexota bacterium genome and encodes:
- a CDS encoding sugar kinase, with the protein product MSILVVGSIALDSVQTPFGTVEDALGGSATYFSAAASLYERVSLVGVVGTDFPPAHVDFLRSRNVDVTGLQRVEGKTFRWKGRYDYDLNTAQTLDTQLNVFATFHPQLPDSYRDSDFVFLANIDPDLQVEVAKQIRKPKLIVLDTMNYWIDYKKDALTEAMSLSDVILLNEAEARQYANTFSLIRAARKVLALGPRAVIVKKGEYGAALFTSSGNLLSQYFFAPAYPLEKISDPTGAGDTFAGGFVGYLAKHDATGDDALKRAIIHGSVIASFTVEGFSIERLRTLTWEEIAERYEHMQHFTHFETLNGTGATA
- a CDS encoding GNAT family N-acetyltransferase; the protein is MSVVHRLTTRGEIRPWLERERPWAIYALGDLEDGMFELCEWYAARDALVLIFKGLGFVPLVTIGGADGIADVLAEAIRLPGVYLNQRDEHLAAVQAFYDCAEPHRMLRMALDDFRPAPPPADGSRIVRLGMGRLAELNALYAASNAGDAFAPYQLATGYFHAVELDGQMVSVAGVHLASRAYAAGPVGNVATLPVYRGRGYAAAATTAVVRALQNDGITTIGLNVETTNTTAIRVYERLGFVRYCEFTEGAGVRRGPSAPQASA
- a CDS encoding adenosylhomocysteinase, with translation MPKKDFDVKDLSLAEKGRNRIEWSAREMPVLKLIGERFAKEKPLKGLKVSTCAHVTAETANLIKVLALGGADGVLCASNPLSTQDDVAASLVTHDEVAVFAIKGEDTKTYFQHINAVLDHGPSLLIDDGADLVSEVNKSRQRQIADIFGSTEETTTGVVRLKAMAAQGKLGWPVIAVNDSMTKHFFDNRYGTGQSTLDGIIRATNVLLAGKVFVVAGYGYCSRGIATRAAGHGANVIVTEVDPVRAIEAVMDGYRVMPIAEASKIADFIVTATGDINVVDAPAFANMKDGAILANSGHFDAEINLKALQSLTKSISTPRDMVQQYHLTDGRTIVVLGEGRLVNLAAAEGHPSAVMDMSFANQALAAEYLMKNRGKLGNQVFTLPEALDREIARLKLHSMGVQIDTLTDEQQHYLTSWESGTA
- a CDS encoding 3'-5' exonuclease, with the protein product MHANPRDRQLAAQTALAELNRQPIFLDTETTGLKDADEIIEIGVIDYHGVTLYESLVRTARTISPGALRAHNISTAVLRGAPTWAEVWPQVKPLLEGKRVGIYNARFDLGMIQNSHRAHKLAWAAQDCDAFCIMELYAQFYGEQQGGYRSYRWQSLDAAGRQCGIKLPNAHRAVADAQLARAVLLHMAAAAKPTQPSLL
- a CDS encoding methionine adenosyltransferase; protein product: MTANKMLLTSESVTEGHPDKLCDQISDAVLDAVYKQDPMGRVACEVAAKSGLVVVIGEITTHATIDAQDIARNVIQEIGYNDSRVCLDYKTAGVIVGLQKQSPDIDMGVSHALEQKDGGRDPIDEIGAGDQGMMIGFACNETTEYMPLTISLAHKLTKRLAKVRKDGTLPYLGPDGKAQVTVEYSKGRPVRVDTIVVSTQHDDAATQKRIQADIMEHVIRPVVPAEYLDNTRYYINPTGRFVIGGPMGDAGLTGRKIIVDTYGGIARHGGGAFSGKDPTKVDRSGAYMARYAAKNVVAAGLCDRFEIQVSYAIGVAHPVSIMCETFGTAHVADARIEELVRSIFDMRPAAIIRDLDLRRPIFKATASYGHFGRDDIDAPWERIDKAEILRDEAGLS
- a CDS encoding chromosome condensation regulator RCC1, with product MRNTTAILVSVSMLIGLLLGTSMLAAPSQATAPLPVVPASNTPLTFGKVAVGDDHVCAIVSGGEVYCWGRNHYGQLGDGTTLNRSRPVKVQGLNGLAAMDITAGKDHTCVRIFTGGMRCWGYAANGQLGFGIWSSQFYSTPVSVVGLSAGIGAIEAGSSGTCAEVSGAAKCWGDNVSGQMGNGLQPTDSIIPTQVMTLTNGVTSISIGAQSACAVIPDVLADAIRCWGANGMGQLGTGITSSASISVPVAVNGLQPSHIASVGVGYSHACALYDGGAVDCWGGGVYGQMGNGSYTSVSLTPVAASGLPLSSQISSAAYTVCARTNGGAARCWGYGAWGQLGNGTFNNSATPVVVTGLSTGVLQVAVGYFNACAVISGGGLKCWGSNQYGQLGNGTFADSAVPVSVLTVFNYLPIIAR
- a CDS encoding HD domain-containing protein — translated: MSEPIEEASLPILTPDVVTAKTRLDAIRLPARRNDKLRQIIERVNAHTGLRTLWQVQNVTAITRLGMNDHGPVHMQVVANIALKLLRMLTERGITPNIVKDYEDFGFEQYDAEVVVVLAALMHDLGMSIHRIDHETYSLFVAQPILDDILRDLYGEAERTVMRSEVLHAIISHRAGGAPLTLEAGVVRFADALDMAKGRSRIPFEAGHVNIHSVSAAAIEKVDLGSSETRPVRVRIHMNNSAGIFQVDELMKDKLTGSGLEAHIEVEAVVDGEAEKPLFHILHFPQA